CAGTGCTTAAAAGATTGCtaactgctgtgggctgaatatgggctgggtagggcccaatattcaaaggatttatgctcctaactgtttgaaaatttactagggctgagtgctaACGTtatgctcaaaatttcactaaacaactttgggagcataaaaagtgggtggcaacaggggacGATTTAGAGCATGGAAAGAAGTTAGGTGCTTAacattgattttcagcactagtgtCATatcatgtctcctacctcaatgcaagtggcgtcctcgggctgtgcgGGGTCCCATCGACACGCACACATGACTGggactgcctgagccatgtgtttgtagtcctctctgggtttgttcagagagcggtggttgcaggctccttaattgctttgcttccacccacctgggtctgctcttcctttgcctggcttcccttggttctctcctattggtcttctggttcctccttcccctgctcttgtcctatggctgtgccccttctccctgctgatgtcagacgccagcactttatcagctgagctctccctggactccatgctttggcttctactttggtaggtgtttctaactatgtggtctgcttcttatctattggtccctcgttgctgactttgcctgtacctggattactctcttgcctgctgcctgctgcctgcctactgactttcgcctgcatctggattactctcttgccttccgcctgcctactgacttttgcctgtacctggattactctcttgcctgccgcctgcctacggACTGccacttgtacctggattactctcttgacctgctgcctgcctggctgatacatttattaccccgcttccagctccgtcccgtaagtctTGCAGGCCGCCCGTACCTAGGGGctgaacctctggggaatggcggtcagcgcaggtgaaacccggggttgtccagccgcaagcagaacctggtccgagtaccgggcacAGCAGCCCTCTACTTGGtaaaagaactcacaagtctgacaggtcATAAATTAGCTCATAAATCTAGACAAATGAATAGCCATCCTCAATTTATAAGCACACATATTAAACCCCTAAATTAAGGGGAATTTTTAGTCAGaaacttatgctcctaaatttgtctgaaaatagggcagaaatttatgagcataatttaggaATGCAGctatttttgaatatcaggtcatTAGGTTTTATGTTTTAATATTGCAGTTTCTTTTGGATCATGCTGTATGCCTTTATTTAAATTATGATATTATTGTATTATTATATTTTATCATTATATTTATTACTAGGGCTGCAGTCAGTTTCAAAAAATTTATCGTGATTAATCGCATGATTACAGtttgtttgttcatttatttatctatttcctgctgcagctccttgtgactctgggcaagtcacaattctccattatcccaggtacaaaataggtaccagtacataatatgtaaactgctttgattgtaaccgcagaaaggtggtatatcaaatcaaatcccccttcctttctctaaaggactgataatcttcctccctcccgcccctcagatccaacatctttcctgttctctttcttccctccctttcctcttcccccaagtccattgtctctttctttctttctttctttctttctttctttctttctttctttctttctttctttctttctttctttctttctttctttctttctttctttctttctttctttctttctccctccctcccattgttcagcacccccctcccccccccccacacctccatTAGCAGCAACATAAACTTGGTAGCAAGCAGCACCAAGCTCTCACAGCTGCAGGAGCTTGCTGCCTTGGTGATAGCTTCCACTGGTGACCCCTCCAGTTCTACTTGTGGGTCTGCAGCTCACTTCACTCCCCCCTCAGGGTTTGGCATCTGTCCCCTCTCAATTTCCCTTCCCCCACTGGTCTTTCtgcaaggtggtcttctgttggtccccagctttccctctgacccgacctacccatgcagaaacaggaagtgatatcaaaGGAAGTGGAATGAGCCAGGGGGAAAGCTCTGGAGCAGACCGCAGGCAgcatcagtggtgttccttggtcggctgccacccggggcggtttgccgctgtgcacccccctgggtgcagcatcatTCTCCCGtgatgcagcatgacaccccccaggtgcagcatcatccccccccccagcgcatcacctccaagtccccccccccccagtgcattgttcttacctcctggggtgctgggagcagccatgcagctgtcagctccgccggttccctgttccctctatcccggaacaggaaataacaccagagggagcagggaacaggcAGAGCCGACAACCACACAGCTGCTCCCTACACCTCTCCTGCagagtgcacccggggtggaccgcccccactgccctgcccttgctacaccactgggcagcatatgtgcaacactgctgctgctggggaccaacagaagaccatttTTAAGGTACACcggcatggggtgggggggggggtgatgttgaatcccaggtggagggaaagatgctggatcatgcCGGGGAAaggggttgggagtggaagagagtagaagagatgtttggggcagacaggagatgctgcaatGTGATTAAATGCTTTAATCatgattattttatattgtaattaataattaatgcattaatcccAAAGTTAACTGCTGTTAACTTGCAGCCTTATTTATTAGATTATTATATAATTTTTTCTGCTCAAAGTTAACTGGATAGGTATTTGGGTATCGCAACTGAATATCGCCAGTACCCGGGTAACTCCTGGTGGCTGCTCCAGACCCGGGTATTCAGTGCTGAGACCTGGATAagaaatggcactgaatatttgtgccTGATTCAGCTTACAGCGGAGTACTGATCACcgttggctgaatattggtctCTAAACCGATATAATTCTCTTTTGAAAGTTCTGGAAAGCATACACATATCTCTGACTTTTCATCAGCACTACAAGCCTAGTTTACAAAATCTAGACTTTAGCATGCACACCTGTCCTGAGGCATACATGTCAGATAACTACTCATTTGGACTTTGGGGTTTCAGGAATAAATGAGGGGTCATTGTGCTTACCTCTCTGGTGTTCAAAACCACTTCTAAAATCCAAAATATAGAGTTTTGTAGCTTGGCTCCATTATTGGCTCCCCTTagacatgtgaagggcaattttataatctatgtgGCCACATTTTACATAccctttgcacatgtaaatgtctaCAATACTAATACTTACAGGTTGTGTAAATGTACATATCCTCTAAAGTGGCAGCAGAGCACCTAagccctattctgtaacagcatgcaTAAGTTGCagacctccagattctataacgGTTGTCCAATTAATTGATTAATGGGCTGTAATGATTTCATTATTAgagctaacaagcacttaattggactAATTATAATTTGGGTGCCGATCTGGCCATGCTGTTCTCTAACAATGGGCGCTAAAACGGGATCAcgtgcaactcaaaaagggggcatggccacggaAGGGGCATGtttgggtcaggggtgttcacaaaAGATGTGCACAGCGCTGCAGAAGAGTGGGGATCCGTGCCCAATttgcacgccaggatttacactatgTTTCAACTGCTGTTAAGtcttcatgcccaaagttgagtaCCAAATTCAGCACTAATTCCAAATAGCATAGAATAGCATTGTGCATTGAATTATATCGGGGATGATTTttcagcgctgtttatagaatctggctcaaagtgtgtaaatgcaagggggctgTATCCCTGGGGGGAGCATGGGCTTCCACTTACTCAAGTAACTTGCAGAATGCCATACGTTAAGCGCAATttgcacgccaggatttacactatgTTTCAACTGCTGTTAAGtcttcatgcccaaagttgagtaCCAAATTCAGCACTAATTCCAAATAGCATAGAATAGCATTGTGCATTGAATTATATCGGGGATGATTTttcagcgctgtttatagaatctggctcaaagtgtgtaaatgcaagggggctgTATCCCCGGGGGGAGCATGGGCTTCCACTTACTCAAGTAACTTGCAGAATGCCATACGTTAAGCGCATTTGTGCTGCATTTAGATGCCTGAACTTGTGCAAGGTCTACGGCTCGGGAAAGTATAGGCATATAAATATTAGGTGTGTTGATACCAGGTTACATTAgtcttctataatggaacctgggcacccagatgccattatacaaTAGGCTCCTGCTGTGGGTCGtaggggtgcctaaatggaggcgcccagttgtagaattgccccccagTTTCGTAAAATccagcacttacatgtgtaaatgctggtgcacaaATGCATAGGTTGCAAAACCTGTCACCTACACGTTTATGTACCGTCACTTATATGTTTAAAACCCTCAAGTGATAcccactgctccctctgagctgAATGGGGGATGCTGTTACACTATCACATTGTCAATAGTAAGGGACAGGCaatctctgcaggactccagggtaCCTGGCTGTCCCTAGGGATTGAAAACAGAATATTGAAgtgcgcccctcccccctcaatgcGTTCTTTGCTAAATTAGCAGTTCACCCTGTCCATGCTGCAAATTACACATGTATTTTAAGTGCCCTTACATGTAAGTTACAGTGCATGTCAAGACTTAGGCCACTATGCAAAATCAAGCTTCACATGTATGTATAGGTatcatatgtgtgtgtatgtgaaagTTTAGATGTCTCCAATGAGTGGCTTTTTATAACCCAGCAGTCCTTAAAGAGCCAGGGATCTTAAGTCTGCATTTCTTATATGTCATTGTGCATACAGGTGGAGTGAAAGGAGACCTCTTGATCGATATTGGCTCCGGACCTGCTATCTATCAAGAGCTTTCAGCATGTGAAGCCTTTAAAGAAATCATTGCTGCTGACTACACTGAACAAAACCTGCAGTATTTTGAGAAGTGGCTGAGGAATGAGCCAGGGATCTTTGATTGGACCCCTGTGGTGAAGGCTGTCTGTGATCTGGAAGGGAAGAGGTACAGTAATACTGAATGAACATACTGAGATTGATATTTTAAAATGCTTAGGTGCTCAATGATGACACTGACTACATaagtgtttttgggttttttttaatcttggggggggggcaaatattCTGATCGTGGGAGGCAGTCagcttggatattcaatggtgACTCTGACTGCATaagtgtttctttaaaaaaaaaaaaaatctggatccCTTACAAAGATAAcattggccatttaaattgctaagGGGCAATTCTATCAAGTAGGTGCTGACGTTTATTCAAATAATGGCATATAAGAGTGTATATgtgattgtgagcctactaggaacAGAGAAGTACCTGCACATAACTGTAAATTGCTTTCATTGTACCACAGATATGTGCagagctgcatgggggggggggggcaaaattctccatCCCTGCCCTCCAAGAGGTGCCCCGCGCcaaggtctgtctctctcctgctcctttcgggacccaggtgattgcattaacatgataacccagtcccagcacacaggagcaggaaagagacagacccCAGAATGAACCtttaaattctttttatttttctaaatttttagaAAATAAGTTTTTACTGATGTAAaatccaaaacacagcaacccCAGTACTTAACTAACACCACAATGGCATAGCACTGAAGATAAAAGGTTTAGTCCAGCATAAGAGGCAAGTTGTTAACATGTATGAAGTGCAGCAGATCTGGAATAGCGTTGTGCTATAGGAGATCACATAGCCGGCTTGATTGCTTTATGATGCCTCCAAGCTATTATGTTTTTCACCACTTTTATTCAGTTttgcttctccttttgaccttttttaatttatagaggACTTGCCAAACACAGAGCTGCTGATAAGAGAAGCAATTTTTAGGAAGCTGCAGATGCGAGAAAATGTGCTTTTATACCCCAtttccaaaattctataaatagcacttaaAATTGCTCATGCAATTTTGGGCGTGCACTGAATCTGCAGGACAATTTAAtcgaataatgagctaattagcaccaataactgggtgctaatcatcaattataggcactaattggtcataattgaaatttatgtgcacatttttAGGCATGTAGATCTGCGCATACATTTTAGGCATGACTctgaaaagagggcgtggccatgggagggtcatgggtggatcaggggcattcctagaatttatgcgtgCTGTTATGGAAAAAGAGGGATCTGGGCCTAATTTAGacataaggatttacaccagggtttacttggcataaatccttgcatctaaagATAGCTGCCAATCCtggtgctaagtgtattctataaacagcgcctaacttttagcaccgtttatagaataacgtttagtgcattattttttcagtgcccattTTTCGGTGCTGTTTATAAAATTTGGTCCCTTATGTGCATgggagcagctttctaaaatcagtgcTCCCAATCTTCATACACACCCTGATCACCCTCTCTTCCCGACATTGATCTGCCCCAGCAACAAACACCCCCCCGATTCTACTCTGCATCATGCCAGAGTCCCAATGATCCCTGGTGTCCAGTTGGAACAGGAGTGATGCCTTGGGTTCACAATGGCAACTAGGAATCAGGCTACCAAATAAGGGAATCTTACCAGAACAATAAGAAACAGGTAAATATGTTCTTGATTTATCATCTTATGTGTTCTCTTCTTTTAGCGGACAACTGGTCGAAAAACAGGAGAAATTAAGAAGAGCTGTTAAACAAGTTATAAAATGTGATGTCACCAAGAGTCGCCCAATGGATCCGTTAGTACTGCCGAAAGCCGATTGCGTGCTTACTATTGGATGCCTTGAATGTGCTTGCAAGGACTTAGACACCTATCGAAACACATTGAAGAATCTCTCATCGTTGCTCAAAATAGGAGGGCATATAGTAATCGATGGGATTCTTGGTTCCACTTATTTCTTATGTGGAAAAAGACGCTTCTCCTGTCTGACCCTGGATGAAGCATTCATGAAGAAAGCTGTCACTGAGGCAGGTTTTGTCATTGAGGATCTGGAGGTTATTCACAGGGAGTACAACAAAGAGCAGTTTGATCTGTGTGATTACACATCCATTATTTTCTTGGTTGCCCGTAAAGTGAAAGAAATCTAGTTACGAGAGGAATAGCTAAAAAAAAGTATGAAAAACTCCTATGCAAATATATCAAGCCAATATTACCAATAAAAATTCTATAGCATTATTTGTCAGAGGTAATTTCACAAGCTGTCAAGTTCTTCTATCAAATGGATAGATTAGATTGTAGTGGTATTTTGCTAGTATTATGTCTTCAATATTCAGCCTTTGGTGGTCAGAATTATTTTAAAATGCTGGCCACCATGGGATTTTTATAtcttaatattcagtgccagtaactGGATATCAGTTGGTGCTGTATATCCGGGTATAGATGGGTCAGTGCTACTTATTTGGGTAGCGGTGGTATTCAGAACAGCACCGAACTAACTAatggataaagttagaacagtcttttttttctgtccaaactttggggggtcttttactaaagattagcttgttatctgcagcagggcccatgggaataaaaagggccctgctacagacaactcgagctaagcttcagtaaaagaccccctttatctGGACAGTTacttggttagcagactgaatattacaACTAATTCCCAGCTCCACCCCTGACCACATTGTCACTACCATAGCAGCCAACtcgtacaaggaattttctcaatattgggggtgctggagcacccacagagccggctcctatggtcACTACCCAGATAATGGCAAGGAATATCCAGAAAATGTTACTGAAAATCTAGGTATGAACCTGATGAGTGGGACTTATTTGATTAGGGGCAGTTCCTATCCAGATGAATCTGACTATCGACCTCATAGGAGAAAGAGGGGGTCCACTCCGTCCACAATACCACAAGCAAAGCAAACAAagggtggaagaaaaccaagtccaagtgaccaacCAAATCACaggagtaagagctccaaacaaagttttaTTGGggccctacacggtccgtgtttcggcgtaaaaagccttcctcaggggtttaaaaacagattaaaaaataataaataaatcaataagcaGACAGCAATAAACCTATAAGGAtctatacagaaaataaaatatagtaAACACTACAAAGATATAgagaaatgtataaataaaacacACACGATTAGAAtccaaaaaaacatatataaaaatatatataaaaatctaaatttacaaatatattatatttaaaataaacaatcatattttcaaagcacttagcctcccaaagttccatagaaacctatggaacttagcctcccaaagtgctttgaaaatacgcctccatataATGTTAATGATATGCAGAATGTGAATCTTTAGTCAATGCATAAAGTGTATATATTAAATCATAACTTAACACAATGGTATCATAATGATTTTATCAaagaaaaaatgttaaaaggaaaaagaaagagagagtttGACATTCAGCAGAGGATCTTTTTACCGGTATGCCTTTTTGTTGTCCTTTGTCAGTTTTTTCAGTTTGTTCAGTTTTATCTACCCTCATAATATCATGGCACTACATTCCATATGTCCATAAATAAGCACTTAAAATACAATTTGATCATAAATATGTATTTGATTTATGATTACATTATTATGAAAATAGGGTGaaactctctttttctttttcctttaacattttttcTTTGATAAAATCATTATGATACCATTGTGTTAAGTTATGATTTAATATATACACTTTATGCATTGACTAAATATTCAAATTCTGCATATCATTAACATTATAtggtatattttaaatatatttgtatatatttgtagATTTTTATATATGGTATTTTTGGATTCTAATCATGTgtgttttatttatacatttctcTGTATCTTTCCAGTGTTtactatattttattttctgtatggaTCCTTGTAGGTTTATTGCTGCCtgcttattgatttatttatttattattttttatctgtgtattgattttaaattttatgtttttagacccctgaggaaggctttttacgccaaaacacggaccgtgtagggtcccaataaaactttggagctcttactcctgtgatttggctggtcacttggacttggttttcttccaccctttgtttgttttgcttatcGACCTCATAGAACATGACAACAGTTACATACCACAAGGACCATTCAATCTGcccattttatttcatttgtctTTGTCAACTTTTTATTATGTTTGTTATATAGTACATCAATTTGTAAACCAATAAATACATATTATTTCCAATGCAATACTATACATTATgagtgtaattttataagggagCACCTAAGTTATGTGGGTTTTCAGAAGCCTATTTGAAGTCACTTTTCTAAAgacaagtaggcatctacttgtctttattaaatatttatttatttgagctATTTGGGATACCACACATTAAAAAATCATCATGGCTGTAGTATTACTGGACGCAGACATTTGAAACATATTGTCATATTTCTCCTCAAGCGCTGAGGGGGGAATTAGAATAGCACAGCAATAATAGCCATGTGCTATaatagacaaagaggggcataaatgaacaaaaacgtctatctccatgggcgtttatctccgagaacgggtccgtgaaggggtggaccgaaccgtattttcgaaaaaaatagacgtccatgttttattcgacaatttgtgagctgggcgtttttgtttttcagtgataatggaaaatgaaagcgcccagctcaaaaacgaataaatccaaggcatttgttcgtgggaggggccaggagtcgtagtgcactggtccccctcacatgccaggacaccaaccgggcaccctagggggcacttttacaaaaacaaaaaaaaaggtaaaagagctcccaggtgcatagcacccttcccttgtgtgttgagccccccaaatccccctcaaaacccaccggccacaagtctacaccattactatagccctaaggggtgaaggggggcacctacatgtgggtacagtgggtttggggggcggtttggagggctcccatttaccagcacaagtgtaacaggtggtggggatgggcctgggtccacctgcctgaagtccactgcaccccctaataactgctccagtgacctgcatactgctgccagggaggtgggtatgacatttgagggtgaaaataaaaagttgtgaaacggcatattttgtggtgggagggggtttgtgaccactgggggagtcaggggaggtcatccctgattccctccagtggtcatctggtcatttagggcactttttggggccttattcgtggaaaaacagggtccaggaaaagtgccctaaattctcgctaaaaacgcatatttttcttccattatcggcgaagggcgcccatctctgatcgcccgataaccacgccccagttccgccttcaccacgccttcgacacgcccccatcaactttgtccgcatccgcgacggagtgcagttgaaaacatccaaattcggctttcgattatacttctttattcgtttttgtgagataaacgtctatctcccgatttgggtcgcaatataggcgtttttctttttcaattataagctggaaagcaaccctcaaaaatgaaaacaatttCAAGAATTCTATTCAATTTAATTTATCCTATTTCTGTTTTGCTTATCCAAAATTTCAAAGCTAGTAACAATAAAAAGATGCATAAAATtgaacacacacaaacatatcACGTAGTTTAAAAAGTTATTCCTTAAAACTGTaataaaaagcagcataaaatttgagAGCCTTTACTCTCTTCCAAAAATGGAAATACCCAGGATCCTAACAATGTATATAGAAGAGAATTAGTCTAATTTACTAATTTTTACACAATACAAATTTTTGAGAGAAGGAAGCTTTTAGCATTTTGTGAAATAATTTGTAATGCGTTATTTCAGTGAAATTGGCATTAAGTTCCACCATTTTGCAGCCTGAAAGGTAAACAATAACGTGAACACCAATTTGTAGACTATCCTCTTTGGATTAGGAAAATACAAATCTAAGTAACATCTAGAGAGTTTTTCACAGTTTCTGTCTGATAGGTCAATAAGATTGGACACATAGCCAGTGGCTTCACCATATAACATCAGGAATGTCAAGGaatataatttattattaaaGAATTCCCTGATATtcactatttaactagccagaatggctgctgaccagttaaatagtgcttacccggctatccgctgatattagcaggagataactggctttCCCCCGCTGAATGTTcccggttagtggctagcagatagccggttatatcatccTATTTAACTGGCTGTTCGCCAATCTCTTAAAGcaggtttagcagccatatttggctgcgtgGAAATGTAAGATATGTTTGGCGGGTTTAAAGATAATTGGCTAAGTCTGATTTGACGTAACTGGTTATCTTTAAcctgccaaaaataaaccagatattcaatgccggtcactggaaatggccaggcattggatatccaggctagtttaaccccttaggggctcttttactaagccatgtaggcgcgtCTGCATGtcctacgtgcatcaattttgaactactgcccagctaccatgtggcctgggcagtaatttcattgttTACGTGCACCAGCTACGCGCGCCGGAAACTTTTCAGGggcatggcactaaccgggcggtatttGGCATTGTACACGCACTGATGATTAGTAACTGGTTAAAggatgagaccttaccgctaagtcaatgggtggcggtaaggtctgagacccaaaatggacgcacgccaattttcattttgccacatgcccatttttgaccccaaaaaaggccttttttgcagatgtgctgaaaaatggacctgcgagcgTCCAATACaagtgtctacaccagcacagaccatttttcggcacaccttagtaaaagccaaTAAGACATAGGGAACAGGAACATGTGCTCAGGAACAGACTATCACAGAGAACTACAGGatgacaaatatttatttagttatgaTATTTATACCCTACATTTTCCTGTACAATTTCAAGTTCAacgtggctaacaagctaaaaagtcattacaaaatatgaaacaaaaaaaatcataaatatctaaagaattcaataataaagcataatggggagaatggaagggggacATTAGGCACCATGATAAATTGAcagaaattttttgaaaaggaaagatttcaaaaacttacaataaaccaaatattcatgttgggatcttatatttttcggcaaggaattccaccatttagtacttGGACTCAGAATATGGatctctctacctattcccatcagaacagaatacagctacctcaacttcaggaagaggctaaaaacctttctcttctcaAAGACTGCTTCacaataatccatcatgacttcttcTTCCTAGTATcatcattatcctttcctttaatgtttttagtctcatgcattataccagtggtctctaatgtttctcatacctcacactaaaactatctgc
The sequence above is a segment of the Microcaecilia unicolor chromosome 12, aMicUni1.1, whole genome shotgun sequence genome. Coding sequences within it:
- the LOC115481614 gene encoding nicotinamide N-methyltransferase-like, which codes for MESKFTDKDTYQIDFDPRDYLDTYYGAESGMLVQDGYLQFALRKLAQTFSSGGVKGDLLIDIGSGPAIYQELSACEAFKEIIAADYTEQNLQYFEKWLRNEPGIFDWTPVVKAVCDLEGKSGQLVEKQEKLRRAVKQVIKCDVTKSRPMDPLVLPKADCVLTIGCLECACKDLDTYRNTLKNLSSLLKIGGHIVIDGILGSTYFLCGKRRFSCLTLDEAFMKKAVTEAGFVIEDLEVIHREYNKEQFDLCDYTSIIFLVARKVKEI